In a single window of the Streptomyces sp. NBC_00353 genome:
- a CDS encoding tyrosine-type recombinase/integrase, with protein sequence MRRIVAGLAQELDSLLSLDSGFSSELPAAARGVLNDVLLHIRRARAEFEGADPTSGDVWECALVGLTAGRGRKYKAVHGVIDFRPVRQTWLRDLVKEYGRATRPDVLELRQTVYAATIASAALAHRSEGDTPERLSMADMNAVVDHFRVTKRPEDGHDHSTSHRRALLRRWRAFLEFARQAGMMDHIPGGFAVNPRFHTIAAIDVTEDDIGRAVPEHVIAQLDAHIDLLGTSTAYESGGWTTADFARMYQVVYTVLRDTGRRPGEVTSLRRDCLEWIDGKPTLIYDNHKRRRHGRRLPISESTAREIVAWQRELETLPPVPACTQWLFPSPGQRNRPRRRHLTSAQFCSRIFRIWVDELIPGIWDERLDDNGEPLAYDRTKIVPYGFRHAYAQRHADAGTRPDVLRELMDHRSLDVTMGYYKVSLSRKQEAVRTVAALAVDRHGESRGFSDPLAYEVESVGVPYGGCTEPSNVKAGGGHCRIRFQCAGCDFYRPEPSYLPALEQQIADLRADREAALAMEAADWVVRNLDDQIRAYSKSADEMRRKLDALPAEERAVVESASRELRKARSAAAFVPLQALTTRSPE encoded by the coding sequence ATGCGCCGCATCGTGGCCGGCCTCGCGCAGGAACTCGACTCCCTCTTGAGTCTTGACTCCGGCTTCTCCTCCGAACTCCCCGCTGCCGCCAGAGGCGTTCTCAACGACGTCCTCCTTCACATCCGACGTGCCCGGGCGGAATTCGAAGGCGCCGACCCCACCTCGGGCGACGTCTGGGAATGCGCGCTGGTAGGCCTCACGGCGGGGCGGGGAAGGAAGTACAAAGCCGTCCACGGCGTGATCGACTTCCGACCCGTGCGACAGACGTGGCTGCGGGATCTCGTCAAGGAGTACGGGCGCGCTACGCGTCCCGATGTTCTGGAGCTGAGGCAGACCGTGTACGCCGCGACCATCGCGTCGGCCGCGCTGGCTCACCGCTCCGAGGGAGACACCCCTGAGCGGCTGTCGATGGCGGACATGAACGCCGTAGTGGACCACTTCCGCGTCACTAAACGCCCCGAGGACGGGCACGACCACTCGACAAGCCACAGGCGAGCACTGCTGCGACGCTGGCGTGCGTTCCTGGAGTTCGCTCGGCAAGCCGGAATGATGGACCACATCCCCGGCGGGTTCGCCGTCAATCCCCGCTTTCACACCATCGCGGCGATCGACGTGACCGAGGACGACATCGGCCGAGCCGTTCCCGAACATGTCATCGCCCAACTCGATGCGCACATCGACCTTCTGGGCACTTCCACGGCCTACGAGAGCGGCGGTTGGACCACTGCTGACTTCGCCCGTATGTACCAGGTGGTCTACACAGTCCTGAGGGACACAGGTCGCCGACCGGGCGAGGTCACCAGCCTGCGGCGGGACTGCCTGGAGTGGATCGACGGCAAACCGACGCTGATCTACGACAATCACAAACGTCGCCGCCACGGCCGCCGCCTACCGATCTCCGAGAGCACCGCCCGGGAGATCGTGGCCTGGCAGAGGGAGTTGGAGACTCTCCCTCCGGTGCCGGCCTGCACCCAGTGGCTGTTCCCCTCCCCCGGTCAACGCAACCGCCCCCGCCGTCGCCACCTCACCTCGGCGCAGTTCTGCAGCCGCATCTTCCGCATCTGGGTCGACGAGCTCATCCCCGGCATCTGGGACGAGCGCCTGGACGACAACGGCGAACCACTGGCATACGACCGCACCAAGATCGTCCCCTACGGCTTCCGCCACGCCTACGCCCAGCGCCACGCGGACGCCGGAACCCGGCCGGACGTCCTCCGGGAACTCATGGACCACCGGTCGCTGGACGTCACCATGGGGTACTACAAGGTCTCCCTGAGCCGGAAACAGGAAGCCGTGCGAACGGTCGCGGCGCTCGCCGTCGACCGGCACGGGGAATCCCGTGGCTTCAGCGACCCACTGGCCTACGAAGTGGAGAGCGTCGGGGTCCCATACGGCGGCTGTACCGAACCCAGCAACGTCAAGGCCGGAGGCGGGCACTGCCGCATCCGCTTCCAGTGTGCTGGATGCGACTTCTACCGGCCCGAACCCTCCTACCTACCGGCCCTGGAACAGCAGATCGCGGACCTGCGGGCCGACAGGGAGGCCGCTCTGGCAATGGAAGCCGCGGACTGGGTTGTTCGCAATCTCGACGACCAGATCCGCGCGTACTCGAAGTCGGCCGACGAGATGCGGAGGAAGCTCGACGCGCTGCCCGCCGAGGAGCGCGCGGTCGTCGAATCCGCCTCGCGCGAGCTGCGCAAGGCCCGCTCCGCAGCGGCCTTCGTCCCCCTGCAGGCACTGACGACACGGAGCCCCGAATGA